The Streptomyces durmitorensis genome contains the following window.
TCGGCGGACGCCGTCGACTTCATCCTGTCGCGCACACCGGGCCGGACGGTGACCGCCGCGACGCGGGCAGCGCTGGAGGAGGCCTTCCGTCCGTACGCGACCGAGTTCGGCATACGGATGCGGGCGGGGGTGTGGCTGGTGACGGCGGTGCGTCCGGCCTAGCCCTTCCCCCGCTCCCCGTCCTCCTGCATCGCCCTGGTCTCGCTCTTCAGGATCCGCAGGGACTTGCCCACCGCGCGCGCCGTGTCCGGCAGCTTCTTCGAGCCGAACAGCACGATGACCACGATCGCCACGATGAGCAGATGCCAGGGTTCCAGTCCGTTTCGGAGCATCGTCGCCCGCCCTTCTCCACAGATGTCTCGGCTGTCACTCAGCCGTCGGTTGCCTCAGAAAAGATTGCTACATTGCGCAACTGTACAACCATTGGGCGGGCCGGAAGGTCCCTCTCCATGAGGCGGAACGACTCGGACGGATAGGGCGGCACCCATGACAACCAGCCACCGTGCAGCTGTACGCGGCCGTCGGCGCAAGCGCGGCCGTGTGCGGCTCACGCTCGGCGTCGTCCTGTCACTCCTGGCCCTCGTGACGGCCAGCGCCGGGTGGGCGTACTTCCGCCTGAACGGCAACATCGACACCTTCGCGGCGGACGGCGTCTCCGGAGACCGGCCCGACGCCGACGCATCCAAGGGCGAGAACGTCCTGGTGATCGGCTCGGACGCACGCACAGCGGGGAACAGCACGCTCGGCGGCGGCGACAAGAGCGACATAGGCCGCTCCGACACCGCCTTCCTGCTGCACGTGTACGCCGACCACCGGCACGCCGTCGCCGTCTCCATCCCCCGCGACACCCTCGTGGACCTCCCGCCCTGCAAGCTGCCGGACGGCAGCTGGACCAGGACCCGGCAGCACACCATGTTCAACGCCGCGTACTCCGTGGGCCAGACCGCCAAGGGCAACCCCGCCTGCACCCAGAACACCGTCGAGCACCTCACCGGCCTGCGCGTCGATCACACCGTCGTCGTCGACTTCAAGGGGTTCGCGGAGCTGACGGACGTGGTGGGCGGAGTGCGGGTGTGCCTGCCGCAGGACGTCTACCAACGCGACCTCAACCCCCACCGCACCACCCGGGGTACGCGTCTCTTCGCCAAGGGCGAGCAGGAGGTGGCGGGCCAGAAGGCCCTGGATTACGTACGCATCCGGCACGGCATCGGCGACGGCTCCGACATAGGCCGCATCAAACGCCAACAGGCGTTCGTCGCAAGCCTGTTGAAGAAGGTCAAGAGCGACGGCCTGACCCCCACCAAGTTGCTGCCGCTCGCGGACGCCGCGACGAAGTCCATGACCGTCGACCCAGGACTCGGCTCCGCCGACAAGCTGATCTCGTTCGCGATGTCCCTGAAGGACATCGACCTGAGCAACACCAAGTTCGTCACCATCCCCTGGCGGTACGAGGGTTCGCGCGTCGCCGTCGTCCAGCCGGACGCCGACGCGCTCTGGGCATCGCTCAAGGACGACCGCACGCTGGACGGGGCGGACGCCGGCGGCAAGAACGGCGAGAGGGTCGAGAAGGGAGAGAAGGGTGAGGAGGGTGAGAAGGGCAAGCGGGAGGCCGGCGGTGCGAAGTCCGCCGCGCCCGTCTCCGGAGGCGGCGCCGCCGTGGCCGTCGAGAACGGCACGACCCTCACCGGCCTCGCCGCCCGCGCGGCGAAGACCCTCACCGAGCACGACTTCACGGTCACCGGCACCGCGACCGCCGCAGCCCAGGACCACGCCACCACGGTGATCGCCCACGGCCCCGGCGAACGGAGCCGCGCGAAGTCCCTCGCCCGCCTGTTCCCGGGCGCGGAACTCAAGGCGGCGGCCACGCCCGGCATCACCGTCACCCTCGGCCAGTCGTACGCGAACGCCCCCTCGGCCACGCCGTCCGACGAGCCGGAACCCGTCCCCAGCAAGGTCCCCACCAGGGTCCCGCCCAAGGTCGCCGACGACGCCCGCTCGGCCGACGACAACCCCTGCTCCGACCTCTCCTACGGCTGAACGTCCCACCGCCGCCGGAGCACGCCCAGCGCCACCGCGTAGAGACCGAGCACCACCGCGAGCAGCAGGTAGTACAGGCCCGGCAGAGCCGTCATCCCCAGGAGCGGCCCCAGCGGGGAGAACGGAAGGAGCAGTCCGACGGCGGCCAGCGCGGCCACCGACCAGCCCACCGGGCCGGGCGTCCTGCCCTCGGCCCTGCGGCGGCCAGTCCGCAGGAGCAGCATCACCAGGGCCTGGGTCAGCAGGTTCTCGGTGAACCACCCGGAGTGGAACACCGCCTGGTCGTCCACGGCACCAGGGCCGTGCAGGGCGAGCGCGAGGACGAGGAAGGTGGCGAGGTCGGCGAGGGCGTTGAGGGCGCCGAAGCCGGTGATGAAACGCAGGAAGGCGCGGGGCCGCAGCACGGTGGGGCGGCGGAGCACCGCCGGATGCGGCCGCTCGTAGGCGAAGGCGAGCTGCGCGGCGTCGAAGCACAGGTTCTGCACGAGGACCTGCGCCGGGAGCATCGGCAGGAACGGCAGCAGGAGCCCCGCGGAGAGCATCGCGATGACGTTGCCGAGGTTCGAGGAGAGTGTGACGCGCAGATACGTGGCGATGTTGCCGCTGCTGTGGCGTCCCGCGAGGACGGCCTGGTCGATCGCGGTGAGGTCCTTGTCGGCGAGCACCACGTCGGCGCTCTCGCGTACGACGTCCACGGCGGCCCGCGGGGCGATCCCCACGTCGGCGGCCCGCAGCGCGGGCAGGTCGTTGACCCCGTCGCCGAGAAATCCGGTGGTGTGCCCGCAGGACCGCAGCGCCGCGGTGATGCGGGCCTTGTGCTCGGGGGTGCAGCGGGCGAAGACGGTGGTGCGCCGTGCGGTCTCGGCGAGTTCGGCGTCGGTGAGGGTGTCGAGGCGGTTGGCGGTCAGGACCTGGCCGGAGCCGATCCCCAGCTCCCGGCAAGCCCGCGCCGCCGTCCCCGGATGGTCGCCGGTGAGGATCTTGACCGTGATGCCGCTCGCCGCGAGGTCGCGCAGGGCGGTGGCCGCGGTCGGGGCGAGCGCGTCCCGCAGGGTGAGGAAGCCGCGGAAGGTCAGACCGCGTTCGTCGGCCGGGGTGTAGGCGCGGGTGCGGGCGGGCCGCTCCGCGGTGGCGACGGCGAGGACCCGCAGGCCGCTGTCCGCCTCGTCGGCGGCGACGGCCAGCAGCCTCGCGCGTTCGCCGTCCCCCAGCGCACAGCGTTGCAGTACGTCCTCGGCGGCGCCCTTGACCACGAGCGTGTGGGTGCCGAGGCTGCCGGGGCGGCGTACGACGGCGGTGGCGATGCGGCGTACGGAATCGAAGGGCAGCGCCGCCACCCCGTCGTACCGCAGGGCTTCGTCCTCGTCCACGGCGTCGAGGACCGCGTCGTCGAGCGGGTCGGGGGCGGGCAGCTCGGCGAGCTGGAGCGTCCACCAGGAGTTGACCGCGGCCCAGTGCAGCGCTTCGGGCGCCGCGCCCCCGTCGGCGCCCAGGGCGCGGTCGAGCACCGGCCGGTCCTCGGTGAGCGTGCCGGTCTTGTCCAGGCACAGCACGTCGACGGCGCCTAGGTCGTGCAGCGCGGGCAGCCGTTTGACGATCACCCCGTGCGTACGGGCCAGGAGCGAGGCCCCGCGCGCCAGGCAGGTGGTGACGATGACCGGCAGCATCTCCGGCGTCAGGCCGACCGCCACGGCGACCGCGAACGGCAGGGTCTCGAGGCCGCGCCCGCGCAGGGCGGCGTTGGCCATCAGGACGAGCGGCGGGGTCAGCAGCATGAACCGGATGAGGACCCATGAGATGCCGTGCACGGAGCGATCGAAGGCACTCGGCCCGCGCCACCCCGGAAGCCCGCGCTGCCCCGCCGGCCCGCGCTGCTCCGACTGCCCGCGCCTCCCCACCAGCCCGCGCCCCGCCGGCCCGCGCTGCTCCGACTGCCCGCGCCTCCCCACCAGCCCGCGCTGCCCCGCCAGCCCGCGCTGCCCCGCCAGCCCCCGCCTCTCCGCGAAGCCGAGGCCGTGCGCCGCGGCGAACCGGGTCCGCTCCCCCGTCGCGACGACCACCGCGGTGCCACTGCCCGAGGCGACGCTGCTGCCCTGGAAGCAGAGATGAGGCTGCTCGAAGGCGCCTTCGGGGCGTCGCGGGTCCGGCACATCGGCGGCAGCCTTGGGCACCGGCGCCGACTCCCCCGTCAGTGCGGCCTGGCGCACACCGAGTCCGCTCGCGCACAGCAGCCGTACGTCGGCGGGGACGAGGTCACCAGGGCCGAGCCGCACCACGTCGCCAGGCACCAGCTCCTCGACCGGGATCTCCCGCTCCTGGGGGTCCCCGTCCCGTTCCGCGCGGCGCAGCACGGTCGCGGTGGTGGCCACCAGTGCCCGGAGCGCGGCCATGGACCGGTCGGCCCGGTGCTCACCGGACGTCCGCAGCACCCCGCTGACGACGACCAGGCACAGGATCACGCAGGCTGTGCCCCACGACGCGACGGTGGCCGACACCAGGCCGAGGCAGAGCAGCACCGCCGTGAACGGATCCCGCAGGCTGCGGCCGAAGAGCCGAGCCCAAGACACCGCACGCCGGTCGGGAAGGGTGTTCTCGCCGAACCGGGCGACGCGCCGCTCGGCCTCCTCGTCCGTCAGGCCGCGCGGGCCACTGTCCACACGGCGCAGCACTTCGAGCGAGGTGAGCCCACTGGCTGCGGCCTCTGGCCCGAAGGGGTCCGGCCCGAAGGTTTCCGGACCGAAGGATTCAGGCGCGGAGGATTCAGGCGCGGAGATCTCAGGAACCAAGGTCTCAGGCGCCGAGGCCGCGGAGCCGTCGCCCGGGAGCCTCCGCAGCGCGGTCGGAGCGAACGGCACGGTCGGCTCGGTCGGAGCGGTCGGCTCGGTCGGACAGCTGTCCGACCATCAGCCGCACCACGGTCACCACGTCCGCGTCGTCGACGAAGTAGACCTGGCGTCGGCCCTCGCGCCGGGCCCGCACGAGTCCGGCAAGCTTCAGCTTCGTCAGATGCTGGCTGACCGCGGGCAGCGCACCGCCGACCCGCTCGGCGAGGCCCGTCACGTCGCTCTCGCCCTGCGCGAGCGCCCACACGATGTGCAGCCGCGCGGAGGAGGCGAGCAGGCCGAAGGCCGCGGCCGCCTCGGCGAGAACCTCGGCCGGCGGATCGTCGAAGCCGGTGCCGCCTGTCGCCACGGTCGTCCTCCTCCGCCCTCCGCGCCCGGACTCGCGCGCACGAACGTCTCGTACGCAAGGGTCGCGAAGGCCCAGTCTAGGCCGCCGGCCGGTCTCCCCCGGAGCCCGCGCGCCTGCCCACCGCCATCAGCCCGACGTAGACGACCAGCGCCGATGCGAGCCCGATCGCCCATCCGTAGTCGGCGAGCGGTTTCAGGACCGGGATCAGGCCGTCCTCGGGGAACGGCCCCTTCCCGGGCGCCGAGTGCGAACCGCCCACGGCGAGCACGCCGCCGACCGCGAAGGCCGCGACGGCGCGCAGGTTCCATCCGCCGGTGTACCAATAGCGTCCTTCGGGGCGGTACAGATCGGCGAGGTCGAGGACCGTCCGCCGCACCACCCAGTAGTCGGCGATCAGGATTCCGGCGACCGTCCCGAGCAGTCCGCCCACGACGCCGAGCCAGACGAAGATGTAGAGCTCGGGCGTCTCGATCAGCTTCCACGGGAAGATGACCACGCCCACGACACCGGTGATCAGCGCGCCCGTACGGAAGTTGATGAACTTCGGGGCGAGGTTCGCGAGGTCGTACGCGGGTGAGACGACGTTCGCCGCGATGTTCACGGAGACCGTGGCGACCAGGACCGTCACCAGGGCGTAGAGGAGCCCGAAGACGTTGTCGGCCTTGGCGGCCAGGTCGACGGGCTCCCAGATCGGCTCGCCGTACACCGCCTGCGAGCCGGAGGTCACGAGGACGGACAGGAGCGCGAACGCGGTCATGGTGGTCGGCAGGCCGAGCGTCTGCCCCCACACCTGCGCCCGCTGCCCCTTCCCGAACCGGGTGAAGTCGGGGATGTTCAGGGACAGCGTGGACCAGAAGCCGATCATGCCCATCAGCGCGGGGAAGAACACCGGCCAGAAGTCGGCGCCCCAGCCCAGCGTGGAAGGCTGGTCGAGCAGCGGGCCGAAGCCGCCCGCCTTGTCGGCGATCCACACGAGCAGCACGACGGCCCCGACGAGCACGAAGGGCGCCGCCCAGTTCTCGAAGCGGCGCAGCGCCTCCATCCCCCGGTGGATGATGGCCAGTTGGAGGATCCAGAAGAGCACGAAGCAGAGCCACAGCGGCCATGGGTGGCCGCCGATGCGTGACTCGTCGCTCCATGCGCCGTCGAAGACCTGATTGAGCAGGACGTAGATCCCCTGGCCGCCGATCCAGGTCTGGATGCCGAACCAGCCGCAGGCCACGGCGGCCCGGATCAGGGCGGGCAGGTTCGCGCCGCGCAGGCCGAAGGACGCGCGGGCCAGGACGGGGAACGGGATGCCGTACTTCGGGCCCGCGTGTCCCGTCAGGAGCATGGGGAGGAGCACGATCACGTTGGCCGCCGCGATGGTGAAGACGGCCTGGCGCCAGTCCATGCCGAGCGCGACCAGGCCCGAAGCGAGCGTCCAGGACGGGATGTTGTGGGCCATGCCGACCCACAGCGCGGCGAAGTTGTAGGTGCCCCAGTGGCGTTCGGCGAGGGGGATGGGCTTGAGGTCGTCGTTGGCGAAGCGGCTGTGCTCCGGAAAGGCGCCGGGGAGCAGTTCGACGCGGCCGTCGTCGGCGACGGTCTGGGATGTCGCGCCGGGCTCCGCGGCGGCCGGCCCCGTGGGGACGGTGCCGCTCACGAGGCGGTCGGATCTGTCTGCGGCACACGTCCGAAATCCATGCCCAGGCTCCTTACTCGGGTCAACGCGGGTCATCGCGGGTCAACTCAGGTCAGGTACTGGTGTGGGGGCTGGCGTGGGGGCTGGTGTGAGGGCTGATGCCGGCGAGTGCTGGAGAGTCGTTCAGAGCCCGTCCTCCGCCAGTTTCCCCGACCGGCGGCGACGGCAATCCTGCTCCGGGTGAGCCATATCGCGCCAGCCGCGTACCCCAACTACCTTGTCCCTCATGATCAATCGTGGTTGGGCGCCGCCGTCGGGAGTCGCCGTCGGTACCACCCTCGTCATCGGCGTCGGCGCCGATGACGGCATCGGGGAGGACGAGTCGTGAGCCACGGGAATCCGCAGCCCGTCCGCCACTCCGCGGACACGGACACGGACACGGACGACGAGGCCGCGCTTCCTCGCCAGACGCGGCAACCGCCGCAGGGCGGCGGCCACATGGTCGTGTGCGGTGACGACGCACTCGCCGAACGCCTCGCCGCCGAGCTGCGCTCGGTGTACCGCGAGCAAGTGACGGTCGTCGTCCCCTCCGCGCCGCCGGTCGACGGCCCGCGGTCAGGACCGGCCCGGCGGGCGCGGGCCGTCGCCTTCCTGGGCCGGATGCAGGCCGTCATGGCGCGCGCGGCCGGTACGCCGGGCGGCAACGGGGACGGGGTGCCGCGGCCCGAGGTGCCTCGCGTCCTGGAGGCACCGGAGCCCGACGAGGCGGCCCTCGTCGAGGCGTGCGTCCACGAGGCTGCCGCGCTTGCGCTGGTGTACGACGACGACGAGACCAACATCCACGCGGCGCTCGTCGCCCGCCGTCTCAACCCCCGCCTGCGGATCGTGATCCGCCTCTACAACCGCAAGCTGGGCCAGCACTTGGAGGAGCTGCTCGACCAGGCCGCCGCGGTCGCGTCCCCCGGCCTTGATCCGGCGGAGGTGATCGCCTCCACCACTGTCCTGTCCGACGCCGACACCGCGGCTCCCGCCCTGGCCGCCACCGCGGTCGCCGGTACCAGCAAGGTGGTCCAGGCCGACGGCCTCCTCCTGCGCGCCGTGGAGCGGGACCCGCCGGGCCGCGGGCAGGTCGCCGACCCCGGCCTCTGCACGCTCGCCCTGCTCTCGTCGACCACCAACGACCCCGCGGGCGCGGAGGGTTCGGACGACGGCGGCCAGGACGGACCGCTGCTGCTGCCCGACGACCGCACCGTCACGTCCGCCACCGGCAGGGGCACCGTGGTCCTCAAAGCCGTCTCGCACGCCGGGCCCGACCGGCCACCCGGCCGCCTCACCGGCCGCGGGCTTCCGCTCGGCTCACTCTTCTCGCCCCGGCTGCGCTGGTCGGTGGCCGGGCTCATGGCCTGTGTCCTCGGCCTCGCGGTGGCGAACTGGCTGACCAGCGACGCCCACCCCCTGCACGCCGCGTATCTGACCCTGCTCGACCTGTTCGCCATCGACGACCCCGCGCTCGGCGAGTCCACCGCACGTCAGATCCTTCAACTCCTGTCCGGACTCGCCGGGTTGCTCCTCCTGCCGGTGCTGCTCGCCGCCGTCCTCGAGGCGCTGGGCACGTTCCGCACCGCCTCCTCCCTGCGCCGTCCGCCACGCGGTCTCTCCGGCCACGTGGTCCTGCTCGGCCTCGGCAAGATCGGCACCCGCGTCCTGGCCCGCCTCCGCGAACTCGGCATCCCCGTCGTGTGCGTGGAGGAGGATCCCGAGGCGCGCGGCATCCCGCTCGCCCGCCGGCTGCGCGTCCCCACGGTCGTCGGCGACGTCACGGACGAGGGCGTGCTGGAAGCCGCCAAGATCCACCGCGCGCACGCACTGCTCGCCCTCACCAGCGTCGACACCACGAACCTCGAAGCGGCCCTGTACGCCCGCTCGGTCAAGCCCAACGTGCGCGTGGCCCTCCGCCTCTACGACGACACGTTCGCCACCGCCGTCTACCGCACCCTGCGCGCCGCCCACCCGCAGGCCCTCACGCGCAGCCGCAGCGTCTCCACCCTCGCCGCCCCCGCGTTCGCGGGAGCCATGATGGGGCGGCAGATCCTGGGCGCGATCCCCGTCGAGCGCCGGGTCCTGCTGTTCGCCGCCCTCGACGTCGCCGGGCACCGCCAGCTGGAGGGGCGGACGATCGCCGAGTCGTTCCGGCCCGGGGTCTGGCGGGTCATCGCCCTGGATTCCGCCGCGCCGGACGAGCGGCTGCCGGATCTGACGGCCTCCCGGTCGGACGACGGCAGCGACCAGCCGACGGGCCTCGTCTGGGACCTCCACCCGGGGTACGTCCTGCGCCCCCAGGACCGCGTCGTCCTGGCCGCGACCCGCCAGGGCCTGGCGGAACTCCTCGGCCGACGCACCCAGGCCCGGACGGGCCCTGCCGACGCGTAGACCGGCAGAAGAGCAGAAGGGCAGAGGGGCATAGAGGTAGAGGGGCATAGGGACAGAGGAACAGAGGGGCGGAACAGCAGACCGGCATGAAAGAGCTCCAATGATTGCCGGATCACGGCAATGTGCCCCATCTGCCCGGCATGCGACGATCCCCACCGCACCGAGACATCCG
Protein-coding sequences here:
- a CDS encoding NCS1 family nucleobase:cation symporter-1, which encodes MSGTVPTGPAAAEPGATSQTVADDGRVELLPGAFPEHSRFANDDLKPIPLAERHWGTYNFAALWVGMAHNIPSWTLASGLVALGMDWRQAVFTIAAANVIVLLPMLLTGHAGPKYGIPFPVLARASFGLRGANLPALIRAAVACGWFGIQTWIGGQGIYVLLNQVFDGAWSDESRIGGHPWPLWLCFVLFWILQLAIIHRGMEALRRFENWAAPFVLVGAVVLLVWIADKAGGFGPLLDQPSTLGWGADFWPVFFPALMGMIGFWSTLSLNIPDFTRFGKGQRAQVWGQTLGLPTTMTAFALLSVLVTSGSQAVYGEPIWEPVDLAAKADNVFGLLYALVTVLVATVSVNIAANVVSPAYDLANLAPKFINFRTGALITGVVGVVIFPWKLIETPELYIFVWLGVVGGLLGTVAGILIADYWVVRRTVLDLADLYRPEGRYWYTGGWNLRAVAAFAVGGVLAVGGSHSAPGKGPFPEDGLIPVLKPLADYGWAIGLASALVVYVGLMAVGRRAGSGGDRPAA
- a CDS encoding LCP family protein, which codes for MTTSHRAAVRGRRRKRGRVRLTLGVVLSLLALVTASAGWAYFRLNGNIDTFAADGVSGDRPDADASKGENVLVIGSDARTAGNSTLGGGDKSDIGRSDTAFLLHVYADHRHAVAVSIPRDTLVDLPPCKLPDGSWTRTRQHTMFNAAYSVGQTAKGNPACTQNTVEHLTGLRVDHTVVVDFKGFAELTDVVGGVRVCLPQDVYQRDLNPHRTTRGTRLFAKGEQEVAGQKALDYVRIRHGIGDGSDIGRIKRQQAFVASLLKKVKSDGLTPTKLLPLADAATKSMTVDPGLGSADKLISFAMSLKDIDLSNTKFVTIPWRYEGSRVAVVQPDADALWASLKDDRTLDGADAGGKNGERVEKGEKGEEGEKGKREAGGAKSAAPVSGGGAAVAVENGTTLTGLAARAAKTLTEHDFTVTGTATAAAQDHATTVIAHGPGERSRAKSLARLFPGAELKAAATPGITVTLGQSYANAPSATPSDEPEPVPSKVPTRVPPKVADDARSADDNPCSDLSYG
- the tatA gene encoding Sec-independent protein translocase subunit TatA, with the translated sequence MLRNGLEPWHLLIVAIVVIVLFGSKKLPDTARAVGKSLRILKSETRAMQEDGERGKG
- a CDS encoding ArsR/SmtB family transcription factor → MATGGTGFDDPPAEVLAEAAAAFGLLASSARLHIVWALAQGESDVTGLAERVGGALPAVSQHLTKLKLAGLVRARREGRRQVYFVDDADVVTVVRLMVGQLSDRADRSDRADRAVRSDRAAEAPGRRLRGLGA
- a CDS encoding NAD-binding protein — protein: MVVCGDDALAERLAAELRSVYREQVTVVVPSAPPVDGPRSGPARRARAVAFLGRMQAVMARAAGTPGGNGDGVPRPEVPRVLEAPEPDEAALVEACVHEAAALALVYDDDETNIHAALVARRLNPRLRIVIRLYNRKLGQHLEELLDQAAAVASPGLDPAEVIASTTVLSDADTAAPALAATAVAGTSKVVQADGLLLRAVERDPPGRGQVADPGLCTLALLSSTTNDPAGAEGSDDGGQDGPLLLPDDRTVTSATGRGTVVLKAVSHAGPDRPPGRLTGRGLPLGSLFSPRLRWSVAGLMACVLGLAVANWLTSDAHPLHAAYLTLLDLFAIDDPALGESTARQILQLLSGLAGLLLLPVLLAAVLEALGTFRTASSLRRPPRGLSGHVVLLGLGKIGTRVLARLRELGIPVVCVEEDPEARGIPLARRLRVPTVVGDVTDEGVLEAAKIHRAHALLALTSVDTTNLEAALYARSVKPNVRVALRLYDDTFATAVYRTLRAAHPQALTRSRSVSTLAAPAFAGAMMGRQILGAIPVERRVLLFAALDVAGHRQLEGRTIAESFRPGVWRVIALDSAAPDERLPDLTASRSDDGSDQPTGLVWDLHPGYVLRPQDRVVLAATRQGLAELLGRRTQARTGPADA
- a CDS encoding HAD-IC family P-type ATPase, which codes for MDSGPRGLTDEEAERRVARFGENTLPDRRAVSWARLFGRSLRDPFTAVLLCLGLVSATVASWGTACVILCLVVVSGVLRTSGEHRADRSMAALRALVATTATVLRRAERDGDPQEREIPVEELVPGDVVRLGPGDLVPADVRLLCASGLGVRQAALTGESAPVPKAAADVPDPRRPEGAFEQPHLCFQGSSVASGSGTAVVVATGERTRFAAAHGLGFAERRGLAGQRGLAGQRGLVGRRGQSEQRGPAGRGLVGRRGQSEQRGPAGQRGLPGWRGPSAFDRSVHGISWVLIRFMLLTPPLVLMANAALRGRGLETLPFAVAVAVGLTPEMLPVIVTTCLARGASLLARTHGVIVKRLPALHDLGAVDVLCLDKTGTLTEDRPVLDRALGADGGAAPEALHWAAVNSWWTLQLAELPAPDPLDDAVLDAVDEDEALRYDGVAALPFDSVRRIATAVVRRPGSLGTHTLVVKGAAEDVLQRCALGDGERARLLAVAADEADSGLRVLAVATAERPARTRAYTPADERGLTFRGFLTLRDALAPTAATALRDLAASGITVKILTGDHPGTAARACRELGIGSGQVLTANRLDTLTDAELAETARRTTVFARCTPEHKARITAALRSCGHTTGFLGDGVNDLPALRAADVGIAPRAAVDVVRESADVVLADKDLTAIDQAVLAGRHSSGNIATYLRVTLSSNLGNVIAMLSAGLLLPFLPMLPAQVLVQNLCFDAAQLAFAYERPHPAVLRRPTVLRPRAFLRFITGFGALNALADLATFLVLALALHGPGAVDDQAVFHSGWFTENLLTQALVMLLLRTGRRRAEGRTPGPVGWSVAALAAVGLLLPFSPLGPLLGMTALPGLYYLLLAVVLGLYAVALGVLRRRWDVQP